Proteins found in one Desulfonatronovibrio magnus genomic segment:
- a CDS encoding pentapeptide repeat-containing protein: MNRIIFLSICIFLFTAPAVAQQVIDNCTLQPYTRCPGVNFNGANLSGVNLQGAYLKNADLRNANLRGANFIDAYLSGAKMEGADLGGADFSKAIWRDGRVCAFGSIGQCN, translated from the coding sequence ATGAACAGGATTATCTTTTTGTCCATCTGCATTTTTTTATTCACCGCTCCGGCCGTTGCGCAGCAGGTCATCGACAACTGCACACTCCAACCGTATACAAGGTGTCCAGGAGTAAACTTTAATGGTGCCAATCTATCGGGAGTAAATCTGCAGGGAGCTTACCTCAAAAATGCTGACCTGCGAAACGCCAACCTGCGCGGCGCCAATTTCATCGACGCCTACCTGTCTGGCGCCAAGATGGAAGGAGCGGACCTGGGCGGGGCTGATTTCAGCAAGGCCATCTGGCGAGATGGACGGGTATGCGCTTTTGGGTCCATTGGTCAATGTAACTAA
- a CDS encoding autotransporter domain-containing protein, with the protein MKRSIIVIISFILTLFFIQFLDPANAALSGPLPAKFDLRDVDGRDYIGPVKNQAPYGTCYAFGATAAAESTYNRAKGLYNDNTVSFSESFIIWSLGQKYAGFPTGDFGAGGNYDYDEMQALVDYGIIESHIFPYTTEIMTAYNFDQNYELEYYWDYPRVKFAGWHRLPANDIETIKRAIMKFGAVDAAVLVDDDFQAYEQGIYSDEIRSADAPLEFYSSVNHAIALVGWDDEEGVWILRNSWGENWGEDGYMRIEYQSARVALEAVYLHYEPWDGEDHQIVNNNDIHAGVDTSGVQPVSRGLYEWGGNNAYFINNAEIKAEAHVADGHPYVHGMFLWAGDKSFIENNGSVLAGSIADEGQATAYGIVLQGNNVHNSGSIEVGAHSGDDSRATAYGIRMFGFDDKADIENTGSITSKATGADGWAYGLFSSNVPLIKNHGSIKAEASGYSTGIMAYNEVHIENTGSIESFTQDGNSLGVFISGGTLHNDTTGSILARSDSAQAYGVAANLYSLEFLENMGEIKATTDSGRATGIASNVIESMHNSGSIIAEAEDMGSTATGVSLTGIQNLENTGTISAKNDLGDAYGVELVHGNLINHSTGIIKAESTSGEAWALVLSDSKVVNNGTVVGDTILEHGSFLMGNGLFTGNVDNKSGFVSPGNSIGTINITGDYTQGKNSVLEIEFDNNSSDKLIVSGTANLDGTLKMIPLGYVKGKSYSFFDAGSINGSFASYQSPAVFNIGINNIASNLSMDITRNSYASLTSSSSQNSMASTLDQIRPSAAGDMAQVLNLMDSMQLPQLQGAFKDMYPGMNAAAGHAALQGAQRTQAELHGSLEPSLLPGRKLSNPNNTKPYSLSSWVTYMGSSVGMKSANSIPEFRDRMKGLILGIDYNLDGNFSFGIAGAIANQDLNQRGGSGSSTVRSYQAYLYSKWNNLEHGKGPYWNTSIGAGIMDIETHRSIAFLNRKTKSSHSAKVYSASTNAGYVFGKDKWALRPGLNINYALLHEDSYSESRGGDLSLDIDSRDSQSLQSRLGISLSRELKLKKAMLIPEFRMHWVREFITEPSDIKAGFKNSNLTFKAKARKIPENSAILGLGLNARFSERIFGAVDYEYTFMENNHGSEQKMSAQLKIRF; encoded by the coding sequence ATGAAACGCAGTATTATCGTTATCATTTCCTTTATCTTAACTCTTTTTTTTATCCAATTTCTGGATCCTGCAAATGCTGCCCTTTCAGGACCTCTTCCAGCAAAATTTGACCTGCGTGATGTTGATGGAAGAGATTATATCGGCCCTGTCAAGAATCAGGCCCCTTATGGAACATGCTATGCGTTTGGGGCCACAGCAGCCGCAGAAAGTACATATAACCGGGCAAAAGGTCTGTACAACGACAATACCGTTTCATTTTCCGAGTCATTTATTATCTGGAGCCTGGGACAGAAGTATGCAGGTTTTCCCACAGGTGATTTTGGGGCTGGAGGAAATTACGATTATGATGAAATGCAGGCTCTGGTGGATTATGGTATTATTGAAAGTCATATCTTTCCCTATACAACTGAAATCATGACAGCCTACAACTTTGATCAAAATTATGAGCTTGAATATTATTGGGATTATCCCAGAGTGAAATTTGCCGGATGGCATCGTCTGCCGGCCAATGACATTGAAACCATTAAAAGAGCCATAATGAAATTTGGTGCTGTGGATGCGGCTGTGCTGGTTGATGATGATTTTCAGGCTTATGAGCAGGGTATTTATTCAGATGAAATCAGGAGTGCTGATGCACCTCTTGAATTTTATTCGAGCGTAAATCATGCCATTGCCTTAGTAGGCTGGGATGATGAAGAAGGTGTCTGGATACTTAGAAATTCCTGGGGAGAAAACTGGGGAGAAGACGGTTATATGCGCATTGAATATCAGTCTGCACGGGTCGCCTTGGAAGCGGTCTATCTGCATTATGAACCCTGGGATGGAGAAGACCATCAGATAGTGAACAACAATGATATACACGCGGGTGTAGATACCTCTGGAGTGCAGCCGGTATCCAGAGGTTTGTATGAATGGGGCGGCAATAATGCTTATTTCATCAATAATGCTGAAATTAAGGCTGAAGCCCATGTGGCTGATGGTCATCCCTATGTGCATGGCATGTTTTTGTGGGCCGGAGACAAAAGTTTTATAGAAAATAATGGCAGCGTTCTTGCCGGATCAATTGCTGATGAAGGTCAGGCTACAGCATATGGAATTGTCCTGCAGGGAAATAATGTTCATAATTCTGGATCAATAGAGGTAGGCGCCCACAGCGGAGATGATTCCAGGGCTACAGCATATGGAATACGCATGTTTGGTTTTGATGATAAGGCTGACATTGAGAATACAGGGAGTATCACCTCAAAGGCTACTGGAGCTGACGGATGGGCTTATGGGCTGTTTTCATCTAATGTGCCTTTAATTAAAAATCACGGTTCCATTAAAGCTGAAGCCAGTGGATACTCCACAGGCATTATGGCCTACAATGAGGTCCACATTGAAAATACAGGCAGCATAGAGTCCTTTACCCAGGATGGTAATTCCCTGGGAGTTTTTATTTCTGGAGGAACTTTACATAACGATACTACAGGCTCAATCCTTGCTCGCTCAGATTCAGCTCAGGCTTACGGGGTGGCAGCGAATCTTTATTCCTTAGAGTTCCTGGAAAATATGGGAGAGATAAAAGCCACGACTGATTCAGGCAGAGCCACAGGGATAGCTTCTAATGTTATAGAAAGTATGCATAATTCAGGCAGTATTATTGCTGAGGCGGAAGATATGGGCAGTACAGCCACAGGGGTATCTCTAACCGGTATCCAGAACCTGGAAAATACAGGGACAATCAGCGCAAAGAACGATCTGGGGGATGCTTATGGAGTAGAACTGGTACATGGGAATCTGATCAACCATTCCACTGGCATAATAAAGGCTGAAAGTACGAGCGGCGAAGCCTGGGCCCTGGTGCTTTCAGATTCAAAGGTAGTGAATAACGGTACTGTAGTAGGAGACACAATCCTTGAACATGGCAGTTTTCTTATGGGCAACGGGTTGTTTACAGGCAATGTTGATAACAAATCAGGCTTTGTCTCTCCAGGTAACTCCATTGGAACCATAAATATCACAGGAGATTATACACAAGGCAAAAATTCCGTCCTTGAAATTGAATTTGACAATAACAGTTCTGACAAATTGATAGTCAGTGGTACGGCGAATTTGGATGGGACTCTGAAGATGATCCCCCTTGGTTACGTAAAGGGAAAATCTTATTCGTTTTTTGATGCCGGATCCATTAATGGTTCTTTTGCTTCCTATCAATCACCGGCTGTATTTAATATTGGTATAAATAATATTGCCAGCAATCTTTCAATGGATATCACCCGCAACAGTTATGCCTCTTTGACCTCAAGCTCATCACAGAACAGTATGGCCTCCACCCTGGATCAGATCAGGCCTTCAGCAGCAGGAGATATGGCCCAGGTGCTTAATCTCATGGACAGCATGCAGCTTCCTCAACTGCAGGGTGCTTTTAAGGATATGTATCCGGGAATGAATGCAGCTGCCGGACATGCTGCTTTGCAGGGCGCTCAACGCACTCAGGCTGAGCTTCATGGCAGCTTAGAGCCGTCGCTTTTGCCCGGCAGGAAACTCAGTAATCCCAATAATACAAAGCCTTATTCTCTGTCTTCCTGGGTAACCTATATGGGATCCAGTGTTGGGATGAAGTCGGCCAATTCCATTCCTGAGTTCAGAGACAGGATGAAAGGGCTAATATTGGGAATTGATTATAATCTGGACGGTAATTTTAGCTTTGGGATTGCCGGAGCAATTGCTAATCAGGATCTGAATCAGCGGGGAGGTTCAGGTTCATCAACAGTAAGATCTTATCAGGCCTATCTTTATTCAAAATGGAACAATCTGGAGCATGGAAAAGGTCCATACTGGAATACATCAATTGGCGCAGGGATAATGGATATTGAAACTCATCGTTCCATAGCTTTTTTGAACCGAAAAACCAAAAGCAGTCATTCGGCCAAAGTTTATTCAGCTTCTACCAATGCCGGATATGTATTTGGAAAAGACAAGTGGGCACTAAGACCTGGATTGAATATAAATTATGCATTGCTACATGAAGACTCATATTCTGAATCCAGAGGGGGAGACTTGAGCTTAGATATTGACTCTCGCGACTCCCAGTCCCTTCAATCGCGCCTGGGAATAAGCCTTTCCAGAGAGCTTAAACTGAAAAAAGCCATGTTAATCCCAGAGTTCAGGATGCACTGGGTCAGGGAATTTATTACTGAACCTTCAGACATTAAAGCCGGCTTTAAGAATAGTAATCTGACATTCAAAGCCAAAGCCAGAAAAATTCCAGAGAACTCTGCAATTCTGGGGCTTGGCCTTAATGCCCGGTTTTCTGAAAGGATTTTCGGAGCAGTGGATTATGAGTACACTTTTATGGAAAATAATCATGGATCAGAGCAGAAAATGTCTGCCCAGCTCAAGATCAGGTTTTAA